DNA sequence from the Malus domestica chromosome 06, GDT2T_hap1 genome:
AGATAAATGGAATACGTAATTGCATCCGCCTAATAGGCATGAGGAGCATGAGCCTCAATTAGAAGAGCCCGTGTAGTTTCCAAGATATGTATGTTCTTACGTActgccacaccattttgttgaggagttTGAGGACAAGTAGTCTCATGAAGTATGCCATGCTCTGCGAAAAATTGTGATAGTTCAGAATTAAGATATTCTCCACCATTATCGGATCTCAGGACTTTGATAGGAAGagaaaattgatttccaatcaTCCGATAAAACTCTTGAAAAATTTGCCCAACGTCACTCTTCTGTTTCATGGTATAGAGCCAAGTCATTTTGGTGCAATCATCTACAAAGGTAACAAACCACCGAATATCGTGGCCCGTCGCTATTGGTGAAGGACCTCATACATCGAAGTGAATTAACTCAAAGGGCACTGATCTTTTATTGAGACTCAAATGGTAAGAAGTACGATGACTTTTTGCAAGAATGCAATCCTGATACTGAAAATCAGAGTCTTAAACGCCATTAAATAAAGACGGAAGTAATTTTCTTAATAACCAAAAGATGCATGTCCTAGTCGACGATGCCATAACCAGATTCTCTTAACCTTGTTGTTGTGACCACTGCTCACTTGGTTGACTCGGCCCGATACCACATTATCCACATAATATAACCATCCTCTTAGTACCACGTCCAAAGATCACCCGTGTCTGGATATTCTGTAGTAGGCAAAAAGTGGGAAACATGAGTACAAAACACAGTCTATTTGTTCCGTAACTTGACCAACAGAATCGACAATGAAGGAACAAGAAGAGTGTTATGCAGAGATAGAGAGGGAGTAAGTGCGATGGAACCCGCTCCTGTAACTGGAGCAATTTCATCGTTTGCTATGATAAGATTCTCCTTGGGTGGCACGGTTAAGTGGTGAAACAAGGATTCATCATATGTCATATGATCCGTAGCCCCGgagtcaattatccaaccagAATCTCGTTTAGTGGATGTTGTGAATGCAGTACCAATTTTACTTGGATCATCGGATTGTTCTTGGGACGAAATCAAATTCAATAATGAAAGCTACGGGCCCAGATTGTTTGGCTCCGGGTCTAATTCCTGGTGGTTTTTCGTTGGTGGGTTAAGTGGGTCGGTTCCATCAATGTTGCTAACACCAGTACCTGCTGGTGGATTTGAATTGTTTTGGGCTTCAAAACTCAGCAGCCCATTTTTCGAGTTTCCTCCATGCGGTGCAACAGAGCTCCTGACAGACGCGTATGAGGTGGGCATCGATCCCACGAGGGAGAACATGACTTGGCTGTCTGCCATTAAAGCAGCAAGTTGTTGGTTTCAATTTTGATATTCTGGGTTTAGGACTTGGATTGCCGGAAAGGTTTCTTACTTCGAAGCCTTTGAATCTggtggtttttttttcctttttggatTATGATAAAGTGAGGTTTCTTGCTTCGAATCCTTTTGAACTTGAATTCTGGTTGCTGGTTGCAGACAGCAGCCAACAATGGAATCCTCGAGTTAGCAGTGGGTGAACTTAGGGTTTAGAGGAAGAGACAGGCCGAAACCTGCTATGATGCAAGATAAaagtgtttagggtttgaaTTGTGTGTTTATTCTTCTCTCTATGAGGTAAATATATAGTTGTACAATATTTCACATAACAGGAAATAAGAATCCCAATTATACAAGGAATCAATTATAGGATTACATTCCTAACTAAATGGTTGACTCACGCCAACAGTTTGGAGGAATTCTAGGCTTTTAGAGGCCACACAAGCGTAGTTGAATGTGAGTCATTAATGCATATAAGTCTTTTTATGCTTCAAAAACTCTCAGTCACCTAGGCGTGAACGGACGACTGATCTTAGCATGATTTTCATTAGCCATTTTGACGTCATTATGTGACATACATCCATTTGCATAAGACCTTGGACAATGATATATGTTTCTTTTTTAGGTGATATGTGACCATTTAGGTCTAGGGGTTAAGACAGGACTGCCATGGCATAGCAAGGCGAGCAATCCACTCGTGAACTTGAAGAAAGAGTACAAAGGGATTTACTGGCAGGAAGATATGATTCCATTTTTCCAACAGATTGTGCTCCCAAAAGAGTGCAAAACTGTCCAAGATTGCTGCATTGAGCTTGCCAACAAGGTCAACGAAAAGCTTGGCCCTCTTGATCCCTACTTTGAGAAGCTTGGGGATGCCATGGTTACTTGGATTGAAGCCTCGAATGAGCTCAACCCACCACCACAAACAGCCAACTAACTTGGCTCAATCAAATGGTTTTATatgaaaaatcatccaaattgcCAAATTTACTATTGAGTTGTTATGAACTTTTACTGCATTAGTAAGGTAGTGATTTTCATATTTCTCATTTTATTGTACTAAAATTGTTCTTACAAAGTTGTTTCAGCTAAAAGAGCATACCTTCGTGCGTTGTTAgaaattttcataattatttaaGACTATGACTTCACACTCTAGTTTTCTTCTCCTCGATCTACTCAATCCGTTATTTGTACCTCAATTCtctaagagatttttttttttttttacagtgtGTCGGAAACACGTATCGGTACACGAAGCGTCATAATACaattgtttgaaatttttttttttcaagtgtccAACCAATTAGATTATTACACTTTATATATCAAACCGTGATTCCGACATACTGAAAATTAAATTCTCATCTAAGAGGAGTGCGAATATCTCTTTCCTTGTTAGCATCTAATGTAGCAATCTTTTTTACAGGTGGGCTGGTGATGGTTGTTTAGATTGGTCTAAAGTTTCTCTTACTCTTCATTTTCACCACGGAAGTAATATTTCTTTACTTTACTGCTGAGTTAAGAACAATTCCATTCTCTTAAGAATTGCCCAAAATTCTCATGCAACATGGATTTTTAGCTTTCCAATCTCAAGTGACAACCAAGTGAAATTAAACTTTTACTTGGTCCCTATCCAAGATAATGACTAGGGTTTGAGGGTGAGGAATTTTATGACCATAAGTTACATAACATATCATATTCAAATTCCTTAAAGTTGGTATTGttacatcccggcccgggcccccaccacatcccgggctcgactctgccgtagcacgatattatccgctttgggccccggccacgccctcacggttttttttctgggaactcacacgaaaactttctagtaggtcacccatcttgaaattgctctcgcgcgaactcacttaacttcggagttccgatagaacccgaaaccagtgagctcccaaaaggtctcgtgctaggaaaagatgagaatatacatataaggcttacaggatccactttcctaaacgatgtgggatgttacaggtATGATCAGAAAGAAAAATTACACGCGTGACAAAAACACCATTTGAGTATGACATAAAAGAATACGTGCCGACATAACTTTCCTTCATATTTTAGTGACAATGTACGTTGGCTCTGGCCACTGAGCCGCCCACAGTGTTCTACATGTTTCACGTTTTAATGTCAGAATAAATACGTATACACTACACTTCTAGTCATAAATTTTCCTCTCAGATGGATCACAACAACCAAATATTCTTCCTTGGTTCATCAGCATCCTCATCAGCTTCTCCTGTTTTTTCATCGAGTCAGTCAAGTTTTCCACTTTGTCTCGGTGACAGAAATGCAGGCATGATGAAGTCAGGAAGAAAAGAAGGTGATAAGGTGAACAAGAAGCAGAAATATGCATTTCAAACAAGGAGCCAGGTTGACATACTTGACGACGGGTACCGGTGGCGAAAATACGGGCAAAAAGTTGTTAAGAACAATAAGTTTCCTAGGTTAGTAGCACTATCTCCTGGCTattatcaaataattttttaattttgaattttcttggGAATTTGGTATTATAACCTGAATTTATCAGGTTTTTTGATATCTTGGTTCTTTATATTTGCTCTAGTACGGAATATACTGGATATTATATTTGTAGATTTTATACctaaaatggtaaaaaaaaacgtCTAGTTCGTACTATTTTTCGGTTACGAAAGTACTCTAGTTAAATGGTTTACCTAATGCTTGAAAATTCCTTAATTCTTTATTATGTGTTCTTCGTCTTGTTCTGCCTGTAACTGGATTTTTGTTTGACTATTTATGCAGAAGTTACTATAAGTGTACGCATCAAGGGTGCATGGTGAAGAAACAAATCCAACGCCTTTCGAAGGACGAAGGGATTGTGGTAACGACATACGATGGAATCCATACGCATCGGATTGATGAGTATTCTGCCGAAAATCTTGAGCAGATAATTAGGCATATGCAAGCATCTACTGTGCCTAATAATTAAAGCTTCTGGAGATATTTCCACCATGTAACATATAGTTTGTAGGGTCTTCCCATGAAGATCGTTTTTAAGGACCCTTGTTTTTATGCTCAAATTTACTTTATAAGATAAATCTGCTCACTCTACTTTAGAAAATTACCATTTTCTGGATTCTAAATATTATTTTCACTACACGACTGCTAAAAAAAGATATGAAAATTCACTTCATAATAGtgattggaaaaagaaaaaaaaacaaaggctCATCGATATCCATGGAGAAGACGATCAAACAAAATAGCGAAAACGAACTAAGATGATTGAGAGACCAAATGATGGTTAGACCAGTTGGCCAGAGCATTGTGTGCACCCTTTGCAGCTAAATTTGATTCTCCCTCCCCATAGATAatagtagtttagaatatcgctcGTCAGAAAAACCAAGATGATTGAGAGACACAACATCATGTTGGGACTAGTATCACCTCGTTTTCATTTCCATATCCAGCAAAGCCTCTGATAAAGCAAATTCCAAATACAATTGAAGCAACAGCAACCACACGCATCGCCATAACAATGCACCTTCCTCCATTATTTCCACCTTCATTTCTATCAACCTTTTTCACTCCTTCCTCCATCTTCAAATTCTCATCagccaaagaagaagaagaacccaaagaTTTCGCTCTTGAGCACCGCTGAAAACAAACGCCAATCTCTTTGCTCTTACCGGACTCATCGTCACCATCCTCACCATCAGAACTACCATCAAAAGACACTGATCTCACCTCACTCTCTTGAGCCAAACCATTACTCCAACCACCACACCATGTCCCCTCCTCTTTTCCTCCAAAACCCATCTCCCTTTCGCAATCCTCCGCCTCGAAAAGCCTCCTCCCCTTCAACCTGCCGCTCTCAATGGCagcccttctctctctccttatcTCCTCCACCGCCCAATCATTACTCGTCACCTTCCACTCTCCTCCCTCAGAAGGAGAAACCCTATGATGTTGAAGTGAACACATGAGATGCCTTGGAGAAGAATCAAGCAGTTGGTCAAGATTTTTCACCATTGAAAACTTTGAGGAGTAATTTGTTGAGTGTCTTCTCTTGGTTTTAGGGTTTGAGTTTTTGTAAGAGTCCCAGTCCTGCTGCAGACTCATGAACTGCTTCTGCAGTTTGGCCACTAATCTCTCCTCTTTTTCTTCTGCTTGGTGAGTTTTCATGGTGGGGTCTTCCTTCATGGTGGGGTCCGCTGAAAATTATAaactgttttgtttttgaattctTTTGATTGATTAGTGTGAAGGGATAATCTGGATTAGAGAGAATTTGGTGggttaattttgaatttaaaagtTGGTCAAAAATGATTTAACTTGGATGAGAACTGCCCACGTTCTAATTATCATTTGTGAGTTTTGATCTTACAGTACACTACTGTTAATCTGGACCGTTAAATCACTAATCAGGTTTTACAGCTTCCCTTTTGTGGTCTTAGGATCCGattctttctgttttcttttttgcttttaaTTACTTTTATTGCAGTAGATTTATCTCACTCACgcttttaatgtagataatatcatttgtaaaaaatatttataaaaaaaaaaaaaaaacaaaaatactgTTAGGCTGTTAGCTCTTGCTCAAGTAGCAGAGGGCATCCCAAGTTTGATTCCCGCTCAGTTatcaaaaaacgaaaaaaaaattatcctttCGTGAAAAAGAGgaaacatttctcaaaaataTAGAAACAAAAGATTTTTAGTTTGGAAGTAAATCACGCTAGTGCAAAAATAGTCTTTCTAAAATGTCAATAACAACTGCTAGTTAAATCTTTTTAAAATAGTCTTTTTGAATAGCAGTTGCTTGATCACGAAAAACTCTCAATTTTGAATAGCAATTTTCTTGTGAATTTGATGATGAAAAATTGTTACAGGCTTACAGTAATATTCTTAACCAAACAATTTTTCgtgtttttccaaaaaaaaaaaacaatttttcgtGATCAAATTCACAAGAAAATTGTTATTCAAAATTGAGAGTTTTGTCTAACCGCACATTTTTAGTTAAATCTCAATCATTCACTCATGCAAAAACATGTGAATTTCCATCAAATGTAACACAacaacacaacaacaacaacaacaacaacaacaaagccttttcccactaagtggggtcggctatatgaatcctagaacgccattgcgctcggttttgtgtcatgtcctccgttagatccaagtactctaagtcttttcttagagtctcttccaaagttttcttaggtcttcctctacccctttggccctgaacctctgtcccgtagtcacatcttcgaaccggagcgtcagtcggccttctttgcacatgtccaaatcatcggagccgattttctctcatctttcctacaatttcggctactcctactttacctcggatatcctcattcccaatcttatcctttctcgtgtgcccacacatcccacgaagcatcctcatctccgctacacccattttgtgtacgtgttgatgcttcaccgcccaacattctgtgccatacaacatcgctggccttattgccgtcctataaaattttcccttgagcttcagtggcctacgacggtcacacaacacgccggatgcactcttacacttcatccatccagctcgtattctatggttgagatctccatctaattctccgttctcttgcaagatagatcctacgtagcgaaaacggtcgctttttgtgatcttcgctagattgctccgttcattagtgtggataagtatataaatggatagagataggaaagcaaacacaagatgtacgtggttcacccagattggctacgtccacggaatagaagagttctcattaattgtgaagggtttacccaagtacataggttcaagctctcctttagtgagtacaagtgaatgatttagtacaaatgacattaggaaatattgtgggagaatgatctcgtaatcacgaaacttctaagtatcggagtgtggtgtcgtcttggcttgccttatctgtctcataggtagatgtgacatcttctctggaagtactcttcctccatccaggggtggtatctttaactggtggagatgcacaaggtaatgtatcaatttcacttgaagcttacttgtagtctcaggcttgg
Encoded proteins:
- the LOC103437525 gene encoding probable WRKY transcription factor 43 encodes the protein MDHNNQIFFLGSSASSSASPVFSSSQSSFPLCLGDRNAGMMKSGRKEGDKVNKKQKYAFQTRSQVDILDDGYRWRKYGQKVVKNNKFPRSYYKCTHQGCMVKKQIQRLSKDEGIVVTTYDGIHTHRIDEYSAENLEQIIRHMQASTVPNN